One window of Quercus robur chromosome 5, dhQueRobu3.1, whole genome shotgun sequence genomic DNA carries:
- the LOC126726193 gene encoding uncharacterized protein LOC126726193 — translation MEILEAPYFDGYEAYPRDFINWMNGMEQFFERANFADNIKVRYAKSKLIGKAQRFWENLERFRYMDYEPAITVWEDMKERLCDEYLSPYYRAKYLPRSQCGTFQVEANAMTPHPHPISCPQCTFEQSTKELSTRKVTELTVKLMKEIQDRTAQMKQMKTQPDSIGKPKIINHNELITTPIEENIDGDILVVENPPATPKPNVDIDVHASTSVALTSVQGNESIEEQQGEKMAPKESIMLEGAHDVKVEVVECASNQPSTVLEDLHLGEVEEVETKVLPMTHKVQEEIILIPHIDFVIPNEFDVVEFKVFLFPMLPKVISNLKQVLFVSILILQCFKTRGRVFSNQRRMMREMKENYYLILFMFASQLYFYVLGPSSLLGF, via the coding sequence ATGGAAATATTAGAAGCACCTTATTTTGATGGTTATGAAGCTTATCCACGAGATTTTATCAATTGGATGAATGGGATGGAGCAATTCTTTGAGCGGGCAAATTTTGCAGATAACATAAAGGTTAGGTATGCCAAGTCGAAGTTAATAGGTAAAGCACAGAGGTTTTGGGAGAATCTTGAACGTTTCCGTTATATGGATTATGAACCTGCCATTACTGTGTGGGAAGATATGAAAGAAAGGCTTTGTGATGAGTATTTGTCACCATACTATCGAGCTAAGTATCTACCCCGATCTCAGTGTGGTACTTTTCAAGTTGAAGCAAATGCGATGACTCCTCATCCTCATCCCATATCATGTCCTCAGTGCACTTTTGAACAATCTACCAAGGAATTATCTACCAGGAAAGTAACGGAATTAACTGTAAAGCTCATGAAAGAGATTCAAGATAGGACTGCTCAGATGAAGCAAATGAAGACTCAACCCGATTCAATTGGGAAACCAAAGATAATTAATCATAATGAACTTATTACTACCCCCATAGAAGAGAACATTGATGGTGATATCTTGGTCGTGGAGAATCCTCCAGCAACACCAAAGCCTAATGTTGACATAGACGTACATGCTTCGACAAGTGTTGCTTTAACAAGCGTGCAAGGAAATGAATCTATTGAAGAACAGCAAGGTGAAAAGATGGCGCCTAAAGAGAGTATTATGTTAGAGGGTGCACATGATGTGAAAGTTGAAGTTGTTGAATGTGCTTCTAATCAACCCTCCACAGTCCTTGAAGATCTACATCTTGGTGAAGTCGAAGAGGTTGAAACCAAAGTGCTTCCTATGACTCATAAGGTTCAAGAAGAGATTATATTGATTCcacacattgattttgttattccaaatgagtttgatgtggtggaattcaaggtttttcttttccctatgCTCCCTAAGGTGATTTCAAACTTGAAGCAAGTGTTGTTTGTCAGCATCCTAATCCTTCAATGCTTTAAAACTCGAGGTCGAGTTTTCTCCAACCAGAGGAGAATGATGCGGGAGATGAAagagaattattatttaatattatttatgtttgcaagtcaattgtatttttatgttttaggtcctagtagtttattgggcttttag